The Dyadobacter sp. 676 DNA window CCCGTTCCGGGGCGGATCATTCGATAACCTTTCTAATTTTGGACCTGTCGGAAGCACCTGGACCACCCACGTTTGGGCCCAACCGATTGTAACGAACTGAAAACCAAGACAAAAAACATGAATAAATTTCACATTTCAAGCGTATCGCCGCATGAGCTGGAAGCACTTCGGCAAATAGCGAGGCAAACCTTTTTTGAGACATTCGCGCAGCATAACAGCGAAAGCGACATGCAGCATTACCTGAACGAGAGCTTTTCCAGCGAAAAACTCGCCCGGGAGCTCGGTCGTGCGGGTTCCGAATTTTACTTCGCGTCGCACGAAAACCGCGTAGTAGGCTACCTGAAAATCAACTTCGGCTCCTCGCAGACGGAAATACAGGATCACAATGCGCTGGAGATCGAACGTATTTATGTATTGCAGGAGTACCAGGGGAAAAAAGTCGGACAACTGCTTTACGAACAGGCAATTGAGATCGCCGGTCAAAAAGCCCTGGACTATGTCTGGCTGGGTGTTTGGGAAAAGAATGTGCGGGCGCTTCGTTTTTATGAGAAAAACGGTTTCTCGAAATTTGGCCAGCATCGTTTCAAACTGGGGAACGACGTGCAAACCGACATCCTGATGAAGAAACCTTTGAAGCAGCGATCAGTCCAATGAATAAAAAGCTTTTACTTACGGCCCTGCTGATACTCGGCACGGCATTCTGGGGCATTTCTTTTTCCGTTACCAAAATGGCCGTAGGCGGTCTGTCGCAATCGACCTTCCTGCTCTACCGTTTTTTGCTGGCGACGCTCGTCCTGTCCGTCGCTTTTTATCGGCAACTGAAAAATACCGGCCCTACCAGCATCGTACAGGGTATAATGCTGGCGATCCTGCTGACGGCCAGCATCAATTTCTCGACGCTGGGAATCAAATACGCACCGGCGTCGCAATGCGCCTTCGTAGCGGGTACCGGCGTTATTCTGATCCCCGTGCTGAAACTTCTCATTTACAAAAAACAGGTCGAGATGAACACCTGGCTTGCGGCGGCGGTCGCGCTGGCGGGATTGTTCATCGTGTCGGTCAGGTCCGATTTCACGGTCGGCGTCGGCGATATGTACACCGTCATCGCTACATTCGGGTTCGCCTTTTACCTGATCCGCGTCGAAAAATTCTCGGCGTCGGGCAATATAGTGCACACGATCGTTCCCATGTTCGCGACTTGCACGCTGATCATGTTTTGTATTGCCATGGCCGACAGCTCGGCCGAATGGCTTCCCGAAAGGCGGTCGTTCTGGATCGGCGTAATTTATTGCGCATTGTTTTCAACCGCTTACGTGTATACGGTGTCCAACGTTGCACAGCGATACATTTCAGCGGAAAAAGTGGCCATCATTTACCTGTTCGAGCCAATTTTTGCCGCCGTAGCGTCGGTTATTATCCTGGGAGAGACACTTTCCTGGCGGCTTCTCGTCGGTGGTTCGCTTATATTTGCGGGGACGTTGATTTCAGAAATCAACTGGGCCGCGCTCAAAAAGAGCGATCGCATAGCCGGAGGCCCCGAAATGTAAAACGCCATTCAACCCATTGTCCGTACCAAACCGGCATGCAGAAGAAATTCAACCTGAAGTCCTTCAACCTCTACGAATTCCTCAAACACCAGAATTCCCACAGTCTGCAGGTTCCGTTTTTTCTGGCCGACCGGCATACCTATAAAAATGCCCACGTCAACTTTCCCTTCAGGACGTTCGCCTACGGACTGGGCGTTACCTATTCGGGCGGGGGCGATGTGTTCAGGATCGGCAGTACCGACTACCTGGTGACTGCCGGGTGCCTTACGACCGTCGGGCCTGGCATGGTTTGCCAGTGGACCGGCAACTACACGGCGGAACACGACACGGTCTATTTTACCGAAGCCTTGTTCGAAGGAATGCAGGGTAATGCCTTTTTGCAATCGCTTTCCTTCTTTTTTCACGGCGGCAAACATGTGATCGCATTGACCGACGACCAGCTCGCAAAAATCGCGTCGCTGTTCAATTTATTGAAAGAACTGAAAGGTGACAAGGACGCGGTACCGGGCATTGTTCATTCGCTGCTGATGCTGACGCAATCCTTTCATGCCGATCCTGACGCCGCCGCCGGCAATGGAAAAATCTCCAATGGAGGAAAAATAGCGCGGGTGTTCAGGCGGCTGGTAGCGGAGCATTTCCCCGAACACAAAGAGGTGGCTTTCTACGCCATGGCATTGAATATCACGCCGAAATACCTCAGCGAAGTATTGCAGGCCGAGCTCGGCAAACCCGCTAAAACATTCATCGACGAGTATGTAATGATGGAAGCGAAAAGCCTGTTGAGACAAACAAACTTCTCCGTCCAGGAGATATGCTATTGGCTGGGCTTCGAGGACGCCTCCCATTTCACAAAATCGTTCAAAAAGCTGACAAACACCACGCCTACCGAATATCGGAAAGGGTAGCGAAATCTTCGGAATTTTTTACCATCTTTCCCGACATCCTTCCTAACAGCGCGCCGGTCCGGGGCGATACCTTTGTTAAACAAAAAATAAGGGAGCGCCATGAACAAATCCGGCATTCTCTTACAATTCCGCTCTCTCAGGGCAAAACCGTTCCGTATTCACAAAACGAAAACATCAACCATGAAAAACGCAGAAGCATTCAAAGTAGCTGTTTCGGAAGAAGTGTTGAATGATTTAAAAAACCGTTTGCAGAACACCCGATGGCCCGGTGAAGCGGAAGGGTCCGGCTGGCATTTCGGCACCAGCGAATCCTACCTGAAAGACCTCGTCGCCTACTGGCTCATAGATTACGACTGGCGAAAACAGGAAGCCGAACTCAACAAATACCCGCAATACATCGCCGATGTGAATGGCGTAAAAGTCCATTTTCAATACATTAAAGGAAAAGGCGGGAATTCCAAACCACTCATACTGACGCACGGCTGGCCCGACAGCTATTACCGGTTCCACAAAATTATCCCGCTCCTCACCGAAGGTGACCAGAGCTTCGACCTTGTGATCCCGTCTATCCCGGGCTTCGGGTTTTCCGAGAAAACAGCCATTACCAGCGAAGCAGTAGCCGATTTGTGGAAAGTACTGATGACCGGGAACCTGGGTTACAGACAATTCTACGCAGCAGGAGGGGACGTGGGGATGGGCGTAACCAAAGCATTGGCATCGAAATATCCCGATGTCGTGGCCGGCGTACACTTTACCGATGTGGGCTATCCCATGGGCCAGGAAGACCCCGCCACCATGACCGAAGCCGAGAAACAATTCGCGCAGTTTGTGCAGCAATGGTGGTACAGTGAAGGGGCTTATGCAATGGTGCAAGCCACCAAGCCGCAATCGCTGGCCTACGGGCTCAACGATTCGCCTGCCGGACTGGCGGCGTGGATGGTCAGCTTCGGCAACGCAGGCGCATCTCCCGAAATCCTGGAAGCGGCATTTGGCGGGCGCGATGCCTTGCTCACCAACGTGATGATCTACTGGGTTACCCAAACCATCGCGACGTCGGTGAGGATGTACAAAGCCGACGCCATTGCGCAATGGAGCGGGGCCCGGCCGTTGCAGAAATCCAATGTTCCAGCCGGTGTGGCCGTATTCCCGAGGGAAGCGCAATTCCCGAAAGAATGGGCCGAACGCTTCGTCAACGTGGTCAGCTTCCGGATGATGACCGAAGGCGGGCACTTCGCGGCACTGGAAGTACCCGACATTTTCGCGGCGGAATTACGGCGTTTCTTTTACAGTATTTAAATGGTGACACCTATGTTTTCAGGCAGCGCCGTCACCGGCATTCTCATGATCGCCGTAACCATGGTACTGGGTGGTTGCGGAAGGGAAGGTCAGCGCCCGATCGGCTACCCCGCTCCCATGCCCGACTCCGTCGCCATGCGTTTCCTTCCCGGCGTTGTCAGCGACGATTCTCTGGATTTCAATTCGGCTTTCTCCCCCGACGGCAAGCGGTTTTACTTTTCGCGGTCGGGCAAAGGGAAATGGATAATCTATGTGACGGAAGAACAGAATGGAACCTGGACCCAACCTGCGCCAGCGCCATTCAATGAGCCGCAATACTCTCAGGCCGATCCTTTTATCACAGCCGACGGAACTCTCTACTACATTTCGAACCGGCCGCGCGACCTTGCGGATAGCATTCCCGACTACGATATCTGGCGGGTTCGTCCACGGGCCGACGGTTCCTGGACCAGCCCTGAAAACCTCCTGGCCGTCAATTCCGATAGCACCGAATATTATGTGTCGCTTTCTGCCAATGGTAATCTGTATTTTGCCAGCAACCGAAATGGCACGTTGGGTTCACACGACATTTATGTAAGCCATTACGCGAATGGGAAATACACCACGCCTGAAAACCTGGGGCAGGCCGTCAACTCCGATAAAATGGAACACGACCCGATGGTTTCGCAGGACGAAAAATACCTGATTTTCACGTCTGTCGACCGTGCAGACTCGTTCGGCAGCGGCGATCTGTATTATTCCGTCCGTAATGCAAACGGCACCTGGGCACAGGCTGAAAACATGGGGAGTAAGTTCAA harbors:
- a CDS encoding GNAT family N-acetyltransferase; translated protein: MNKFHISSVSPHELEALRQIARQTFFETFAQHNSESDMQHYLNESFSSEKLARELGRAGSEFYFASHENRVVGYLKINFGSSQTEIQDHNALEIERIYVLQEYQGKKVGQLLYEQAIEIAGQKALDYVWLGVWEKNVRALRFYEKNGFSKFGQHRFKLGNDVQTDILMKKPLKQRSVQ
- a CDS encoding DMT family transporter, translated to MNKKLLLTALLILGTAFWGISFSVTKMAVGGLSQSTFLLYRFLLATLVLSVAFYRQLKNTGPTSIVQGIMLAILLTASINFSTLGIKYAPASQCAFVAGTGVILIPVLKLLIYKKQVEMNTWLAAAVALAGLFIVSVRSDFTVGVGDMYTVIATFGFAFYLIRVEKFSASGNIVHTIVPMFATCTLIMFCIAMADSSAEWLPERRSFWIGVIYCALFSTAYVYTVSNVAQRYISAEKVAIIYLFEPIFAAVASVIILGETLSWRLLVGGSLIFAGTLISEINWAALKKSDRIAGGPEM
- a CDS encoding AraC family transcriptional regulator, yielding MQKKFNLKSFNLYEFLKHQNSHSLQVPFFLADRHTYKNAHVNFPFRTFAYGLGVTYSGGGDVFRIGSTDYLVTAGCLTTVGPGMVCQWTGNYTAEHDTVYFTEALFEGMQGNAFLQSLSFFFHGGKHVIALTDDQLAKIASLFNLLKELKGDKDAVPGIVHSLLMLTQSFHADPDAAAGNGKISNGGKIARVFRRLVAEHFPEHKEVAFYAMALNITPKYLSEVLQAELGKPAKTFIDEYVMMEAKSLLRQTNFSVQEICYWLGFEDASHFTKSFKKLTNTTPTEYRKG
- a CDS encoding epoxide hydrolase family protein, whose translation is MKNAEAFKVAVSEEVLNDLKNRLQNTRWPGEAEGSGWHFGTSESYLKDLVAYWLIDYDWRKQEAELNKYPQYIADVNGVKVHFQYIKGKGGNSKPLILTHGWPDSYYRFHKIIPLLTEGDQSFDLVIPSIPGFGFSEKTAITSEAVADLWKVLMTGNLGYRQFYAAGGDVGMGVTKALASKYPDVVAGVHFTDVGYPMGQEDPATMTEAEKQFAQFVQQWWYSEGAYAMVQATKPQSLAYGLNDSPAGLAAWMVSFGNAGASPEILEAAFGGRDALLTNVMIYWVTQTIATSVRMYKADAIAQWSGARPLQKSNVPAGVAVFPREAQFPKEWAERFVNVVSFRMMTEGGHFAALEVPDIFAAELRRFFYSI